The sequence atttctcccgTTTCCTCATTCACTGAGTACTAGAAGTTCACAACCTACTCGACGCActtctataccatatatgtacaattttatttgaccaaccgctaatttctccttttcctttttttttttttccttcttctcttgtgactagagggcccatgatttttgtttttactgattttgtactgctcatcctgtttttcttagctattctccttattttgggacagtgggaccttccccttatctgcttaacatactccccactgctatgccgcacaatcacttttgaatatgcaaggtcaatggaattttccactgcaaaaacaccctctattgcaaaaacacagctttgtttctcacaattctcccctcttcttttcttactccttttgttgtttttgtaccTCTTCACATACCCCACTCTTGAGTTTTTCCAGCATTAAGGTGCAATATTCTTCTTTGGATGTCACAGGGGATGACAGATAAACAAtgccattattattataataacaacaaatagttgtttgagcCAAGTCCAATTGGGCAGGCTCTCATCTGGTGCCTTCCTTGGTCAGCACATCCTTTCCCCATCAGCTCCACCCAAATCCCCACACAATGCTGCTCACTGTTGCTCAATCACCACTACTTATCAGGTTGAGGTGACATAAAACTCTGTGGCCTAAAGCTTCACTAAATTTACTAATGTGAAACAACAGCTACCTAAATTCCTTACATACCAGCAGCTTGTTACCCTTTCAGCTAGATGACTTTGGAGGTCTACAGAGTAGTAAGGCAGAGCTTTTCTcatctgatatttttcttaatgccTTCATCACCAACCTAGTTTTCATCTTGTCTTGTAGAATGCTAGAATGCAGCTTTGTGATTTCCTCCTGGTCAAGGTCATCAATGCTTGATCACcaggatcaaaaaaaaaaacaaattcttgCAATGGCACCAGCCTCAGCCATACATTGATCAGCTGGGCCTTCCAGGTGTGCTCAGCACCTGCATCCATAAGGATGgcagaaaagagagagacttaaTCTAGGTGGCTTTGCTTGCTGAAGGTTGAAAGGACAAGAAATGACAAGAAGGTATTTGCAGGAGGTTAAAGAACTATCTTGTTCTGCAGGCCTTCATTTTGTGCTGTGCGTGAGGTCATCGCTGGAGAACTATTTCAGCGCAGGCTGGGTAAGAAGCACAGGTAACTGACATGGAACAGAACCATAAACCAATGGCATAGGGTGGAAGCAGGCCTCTTGGCCATCCCTAGCCTCACTGAAAGAGTGCAACAAATACTGTAGAGCTTCACAGTAAATACAGTTAATCCTATACTTCTTCCCCAAATGCTCTTCTGTGGCCAACTGACTCTGGCCTGTTTAATCTACGTAAGCTCTGCCTTTTTTGGTTGCCTGCTCCCTCTCAGTGAACATTTTCTCACTGAGACACCTCTTACTGCTCTAATCAATGTTCAgttttattctgttctgtttcttccatTGCTGGGTTTCCTTTGCTCAAGCACCACCTATCTTTCTCTGCACCTATCCTCTGCTTCCTGTGGTTTCATTATTTTACTGAGTCactttcttttgcttattttctgacTTTGTGCCTATCTCtattttgcttgcttgcttttagtGTAGCATTGGTGGCACCTACTCCTCTATGCCAGTTTCACAGATTTACCAGACATGGGAAGTGAGACTGTATCTCCTGGTGAGGTCTGTAATAGGGCAGAGGGGAACACAACTCCAGGCTTGTTCCCTAGAATTCAAAGTCAAGCTTTTCCTGCATCTTTCAGAGTCTCTGCTTTGGTTCAAAAGTCCATCTCCTTGCTTGGTATCCTCTCTGTCTTGACAGCTAAACATCATGCTACCTTGAAAGTGATGTGGACGTAAAGCTCTGAAGAACTAGTGATGTGGATGTAAAGCTCTGAAGAACTAATTTAGCAGAAAAGATATCAACTTCATGGAACATTCTTCCAGCTATTTCCAAATAGCTGACAGTTCTTACTAGTGCTTAGCACTGACCCCTGTGTCTGGTAGAAGACACAGCGGTTTAGGTCCTCAATGTTTTTTAAGGTAATGCTCAACTTTTAGCTGCCCCGCCACCTGGTGGCATTCAGAACATACATATAAACAGCTGAATTCCCACAGTGGATGTTACCAGGCCATTGGTGTCCCAGTAGGCTAACATATATAGAGAGCAGATCAGAAAGGGAGGCCGGGTAAAGAAGCTAGTACTTAGTGCTGAGACTACTTAAATGCCTGCTGTGCGAGAGGTATAGTTGCCAGACAGTGTTTACTGGGGTAGTCACCAGAGTGTGTACCAAGAGCTGGTGCTCATGATCAGGTCTCTGTAACAGAGGAGTAATGTTGCCTTAACAAGAGGCAGAACTTGCTCAAACCTCCATTCCCAAACAGGCAAATTTTGCTCGAGGTAGGTATAGGGAGTGGCAGCAATGTGCATGCTCACTGACAAAAATGCAAAGGATGTAATCATGTACTAATGGTTATCACAGACAATAAGTCATACAAGGAAAACAACTCAGGTCAGATTTTGTTAATCTTCTCAGtagtgtttaaatattttagtacCTAAGTCTTTGAGCATTTAATTTCCACTGATTTCAAGTAGGTCTGAGGGCCTTGAAGAGAATTTGGGGAAGTACATAGCAGACTGTAAAATCCATCTCATTTGATCCATCTGCCACATCAACACAGTTTTGCCTCAGAGGCTGTTTTTTTAGTTAAGCTCTTTCAGAGGATAAAGTTTCATGAGAACCTGGCTTTCACCATGAGATTAATTCAAGATGTTCCTTGCattctccctccccaccacagTTCATTacctccacaaaaaaaaaatgcattttaccTGTTTCTGAGCAAGCACTAAATCAAGTCACTGGAGTGTTCTGACTTAAAGCAATGTCTTATTCACTCCATTTTCATCAGAACCTCAGAATCAGTTCTGTAGCACAGATTGGAGAGTAGCAAATTTCAGGGGTGAAATGATCAAAAACAAATTGGTCCTAAATTAATGTAGCTTTTTATATCTCACAAAGATTTCCTTAAATTCCAGGCTTGATTTGCCCAGACTAATGGGTGCACTggtggaaaggaggaaggagttCTCAATTTATAGGATATTCCCTGAACAGGTAAAAGAGGtgtaagaaggaaaaattgTGGATGGGGGAACACATGACACTCCACAACACACAGAGCTAAAAAAACATGAAGGATACTGGTCTTTTTCTTATGATTTGTTCCAGGACTTTCTGATTTGCTGTTCAAGTGACTGAGCATGCCTATGCTTTACCTTTAAGTTCAGAAAGAGACAGAAGCAGAATTCCAGCTGCTGCTAgtctttcttccttcagtgaTGCATCAGAGGCAGCaaggaatcacagaaaaatcaaGCCTTACACAAATTAATTCAAGAGTTATCCCAATTCATCTAATACAGGGCCAACTTCAAACTATTTCAGTGTAAAATTTCTAACTAATGTAATCAGAGGAGAGAGTGAAGTTacatgttttggttttaatgttGTTGTTTGCACATCTTCCCCCCTGCCGACCACACAACATGAAGTCCCTTATAGCCATATCCAAGATCACCTTTAGATAAGCAGCAATTAGGTCATCTTTGAGGAAGCATAATACAGTCTAGTTCAGTTACCAAGTGAGTTTACATCATATTTACCACTGTCCTCCAAGGACCCTACTGTAAAACTGGCATTAATTAAAAACCCCTACAAGGGCTGGAGCTGGTGCCCAAGAATGCATGCGTGTGCTGTCAATCTCTTCTCAAATGTCTGTCACTAAAATGCAAAGTGTATAAAATACTGTCCAAGTTGGGAAACAGTTCTTTTTGAAGTACTTGATTTATTTCCCAGATTTTGCTTTGGGCTTGAATTGTCCCTCTCTCTTCCACTGGTCTCTCTGGTGTCCTATCCAATTGGCATGCTGCAGGGTAAAGAGAAGCATGAATGCCTTGTTGTGTACTTCTAGTGTCTTTGTTGTATCTTAGACTTATAATAAAAGGAGAACATAACCAACATTTTTTAGGCTGTATGTGCGTGTTTCTAAAGGACAAGCAGGAAGATACAAGAAATCTCTGAACCATCAAGATCTCAGTCCCATAATAATTTAATTCTCATACTTTTAGAGTAAGGGAAAGATATAGTCAGGGAAGATGTTTAATTGGTAAGAAGTTAAATCTTTAATGTTTAATCTTTACTGTTAATCATTAATCTTTTAAAGAATCATATTTTTACAAGTTTGTAAAGAACTAACCAGACTGGTAATACTGGCAAACCTCTAACTTCTTAACTAGAAACAAGACTGATCTGTAGAGTTAACAGATAAGGAAGAGAAAGCCATCTCACCATAAAATGCATTCATTGGATACATTCAGATAATCACCAAAGATCGACCGTATCTGTGTAATTCTTTCATTCTTATGTATTTTCCCAAGACTTTTCACATCTTGGAGCTTGGAACTGAAGGAACTGGCCCCAGCCATTTTTCACCTGCAAGACAAatcagaacaaaagagaaagttaAAATTTAATACAGAAAAGTGATTGGCTGGTCACATTTCTGTAGCAGGGTGACTCTTCCTACTCCTCTTTTGAAGGGTAACTACTGATGATGGAATACAGATATTTATATTGTTTGGcatgctgcagcctgcttcCTACATCCTTTGCTGTCTAGTTACAACTGCAGCTGTACAGAAgaattcttttcctctgttacAGATGAGAAGTTCTGCAAGTCTGGAACACTCTGCATGAGGGTGAAATCAAGCGTCTTTAGGACTACTTTTTTGAGGGGCTGGTggtaaggaagagaaaaagggtAGAAGGCTGGGGagtcagagaaacaaaaagagaatcTGTTCAAGTCCTTGCCCAGTTTGGAGTGGAGACTAGAAACCAGGGCAGAACATTCCAATTAGGATTAGTTACTGTGATAGTGGCTGTTGGAAAGCGAATCTTCCTCACTCTCATTTTCATCAAGAACTTTTTTATACAATCAGAAACCCATCCAGAACAAGTAAATAAGTGTCCAAAATTCCCTTCTGTTTAGCTTATGGCCAAATTTAATTTACAGTAATGAAGGTTTGCTGCTGAAATTTTTCCACAAATGCAACACACCTAATCATATACATAAGTCTTTCTGGTTACTgctctcctcttttccagatgcTGCCAAATGTGAGATCTGTAGCCAAATTCCATTTTGTATTACTTATCACAACTTAACccagttctgtttaaaaattaaaaatttatattttattaatacagaaaatgaaaataaggacATTGACATCCAAGAGGATGGTCAATCAATGAATTTCTATTAAAGTTGTGTAATTATGTAACAATAAGATATGGATTTGGGAGCTCTGATAGTGTTATTTATTAAGAAGGAAcagacttaaaataaaaatgttaaaactacaaaaaaaaaatcagtatcagCCGTAGTCTTAATCTTAACCAAGATCCAATATCCAGTATCAAATAGTTAAATATGAATATTCTGAAAACTAAAGAACTTAGTAGTAATTTGAGAACGGCATGTGGAGTGCAAAGCCTTGAAACAAACTAGTGAGAGAGGATGGAGAACTCACAGCTTTGGTCACTCTAACTGTATTGAAACACATTCCAGTCAACATTTTAAGAAGTATActcaacattttttaatatttgaaagaCATTAAGTGTGTTTCGTTTAGCTGTATTATTAGGTACACTCACCTATAACGTTGGCTAGCAGCTCTAAACGATCAGAGCCAAAAAAGAGATGAGGTTTCCCATTAAAATGTGCCACAACAGCAGGCATCCCAAATGCCTATTGACACCATGGAGATTAAACAGAGAATGTTATCAAATTTTTGTAGGTACATGATCAATCTTCAGGAATAGAACCCCAGAATGCtgacttttttcctccccttcatTTCACCTTCTTCATTTTGAAAGATGAATCTAATGGAGCCATCAGAAAGTAGGGGACTCTGGATCCAGACTGCGTGCCCCTTTTCAGTGAGCTAAAAAAGCAACCTGACAAACTCACAGATTTATTTCAAGTAGTGATAAACAGTATCACTTGATACTGGTCCCTTAGTTGCCCATCCTTGTCAACCAAGTGGAATGGGCTGAATGAGTTTCCCAGAtgacaatgcaaaaaaaatcctaataacAGGGAGTTAGtcccttttgctttttgaaCATGTGAAAGCTAAGAGAGATGATCTATATAGATCATGTTCCTTGTTTCCTAGTTTTTTTAATAGGGAAGGAATGCATAGCTGTGATAAAAGAGGCACTGGAAACATCTCACCCCATATTTTATTGCTTCCTCTGTTGTCTCCTTCAGACGATTCTTCACTTCAGGGGATGAAATCATGTCAAGTAACTTCTGGGTGAACTCTGATGATAGCCCAGCCTGTCCTGCAACCTGAGAAAAGACAATATAATTAAGAGTGCTTTACCATGAAGCATTCTAATTCCTGTTATGGACTAACTAATTTAATCTTCAGTGTTACTACCCAAAATCTATtacaaaaaattacaaaatgtcCGTGAAGTAATTCTTGCCCATTGTCTTGCTGTATTCCCAACCTATTCATCATTTATCAACTCCTAGCCCCTAAAGCCCTAAGTctggaattttgttttattttttttcaggagttaGAGAGAAATAGAGAGAATGCTGAGTTTAACATCTGTTTCAATAACTTATCAGGTAActtgaaagttaaaaaaataagttgttctgaaaaggaaaatcaagaATCTTACCATATTAGCATGCCAAGACACAGTTTTTACTACAAATATGGCCACATAGGAGCTGTAAATGATACTTGTAACTCACAGAATTTTAACAGTTGCTAGTACTATTGCTCTATCTTTTTAGTCTCCTCTGTGCTACTGCCacacaaacagaacagaaatgaaataaaggtGCCAAAGGTAAAAGTCAAATGTATATTGGGTAATGCTGAAGTTacaaatatctatttttaaaaagtatctcACAAAGAATGTTAACTTCTAACACCTGCTGGAATGACatgctgttggttttttttgtttgtttgtttttacttttaaaaaagtaaaagtattcctgaaagaaaactgtctcaatcacttttttttcttcttcatttagcatccactttttttttttttttttgtaccttctcctcttccccccacATCAGGACAATCAGGAGCTCTTTTTGATGCTACTCAAATGGGAGATAAACAAGTGTAGCCTGATAGTAGTACAAAATGCTGTGCAAGCAGGGTAACCAAAGTGTTTAGACTGCAGTCTTTACACAGAGACACAGTATCTGATGCTCACCATTTTAGGGCAGGAAGATTTAGGAAGACTGGGACAAGATTCAAAGACTACTTTGCTTCTATAGCAAGTTATGAGAAGTTACTACTGACTGAAAACTGAGTAAAAAAATACCACAGACACACAATGGAACTGTATCAAGTAAACAACATTTTTCAATCATTGTTTAGAATACATTCACCTATAAATACTCAGATGAAAAGGCTGAGGACCCTTTGCAGCTTTGGATGGTATAGTTCCACAAGAGAGGAAGGTCTAGTACTTGCTGCAAGAGtgaatgaaaacagacaaaagcaaGTGAGAAGATACCTACCTGTGTGCCTTGCTGAACATGGATATACTCATAGACTTCCAAGGAATGGCTAAATTACTTACAGATCTTTCTGAGTATTAAGTTTGTTTCTCTGAAGTTCTGCATGTCCTTGCTTtatctgtatttaaataatgaTGGATTTGTAGGCTTAGGACTTTTTCCCTGTATGTTTAAATATATCCTTCAAGTCTTGCCTCTTGAAAAGGCAAAATGCaaactttttctgaaattctggTAAAAAGATGCACTAAGATGAAGCTAAAGTACAAGGACTAGACTCTGGGAAAACAGCTGGACTGCAAGTTTCAAGTTTCAGATAGGGAAGTTGGGCAGTAGAGACTGTACCCCTTAGCCATGGacaattcttcttttcttcatattctaagaatttaaaaataaaagaatgtagAAGAGAGATCCCTTAAAAAAGGTCTTACACAGAAACCTAGATGCCATTACAACCTGTACAAAATCTCgccagcaaaagaaaatacatcaaGCAAGTACAATGTCTAAGCATATAAGGGGGCAATACAGCACTGAACTTAATAGTAAAGCTTGGCTTCATCATCCCACTGAGAGTTAACTTTCCCAGCGAAGTGTTGCATTTCACCAGAAGATTTCATATGTAGCAAAATCTCAATGCATTCTGGAGACTCTGTTTATACTTTCacttatatgtttatatttatgtttaaacTTATGTTTATACTTTCACTACTGTTAACCAGTAGTAGGGACCAGTAGTAACAAATAATTCATCGTCCATTCTGGGTATCTTGCCACATGAATTAACAAAAAGGGAGATTCTGGTTCCAAGTATTATTCAAAGCAtgacaacaaataaataaataaatccaaatggAGCAGCTAGagaaattaaatcttttttcgTAACGGAGTTTTTCAAAACTCCAAGTGATCAATTGACAAATTAGTAATTAGTAAGGCCACACTAAGCTGTTTCCATGGTTATTAATGATACAAGCCATCAGTAAGAATCTGTACCAGAAATGCAGAAGCACCAACAGAAAGGAGACACTTACAGCCACTATACTCTCCAGCTGACTGATATCTTCACGCtggtaaaagaataaaataagtaattcaGTACATATGAACAAAAGCTCAGTTCTGGACTTGAAAGCAAATtttctaagaaaacagaaataaaaacaatgttagTTGATACTACTGGAaaaattttctcagaaaaagttTTAAGACACGTGATCATGGAACGCATTAAGTGTTTTCTGACATGAACTACTGATTCACTCAGCCCACAGAACTCAGTATCcatactgaaaataagaaatggcAAATTAAGCTGATTAGAAGCTAGTTCTTTTCTTGTAGTGATTCCTGAACCACTATCACTTTATGTTTCCTGCCATGACTTTTAATGAAAagacttttcctttctcttgctcaCATTCCACATTTGAATGAAGTGGGACAGGAATGGTGACAGAAAGGATCGAGACGTTGGCTTTATAGAATACCGACCTGTGACCAAAAACGCATCCAGAACTCTCTAGATAAGGGCTCCAGGTATTTTGGTTGTGTCATATCAATGGCTGTGATAAAGCGCATGGCTCCAAGACTGCCTGGGTTTCATGGGGAGACAAACAAACATGCTGAAACAAGGCACAGGATCAGGAACAGATATGGACTGCAGAAGTATTACCTAAAACCAGTATGACCGTCTATGTAACAGTTCCCAAATGGTAAAGCTTATGTTGATTCACAGTACCTTCAATGTTAAAACCATTTACAGGTATATTTCCCCAGAAGTTCCCtttcatgattaaaaaaaaatgcacagactTCATAGTGCTCCCAGACAAAGGAAAGGGCTGTGGTAAGAGAATTTATCTTAACCTTTACTGTCACGGAAAATTTGAGCCAGAGTTGAAAAATATCATCTACATTAAGTCTCTTACTTACTTTTACCAAAGATACGTTGGAAGTCATCTGCTGAAATTGTTACAGGCACCTGGTAATATTTTCCCATCCTTTCTATATCCTTCAGCATGTATTCTGCACGCTTTGGCAACATTGCTGGGGGCTTGTTACCTTTCAGAAAAAGTTCCACTATAAGCAGGAGATTTCAACTATATTACAAAAGCACTggacaaaacaaaacttgataAGTTAGACCTCATCTATACACATGCCTAAGGAAGAGTACAATCTCATATCGCCTTAGTGAAACATATGCAGATTTTCCAAACATAATACTAtggtttaaaaattatttattttggttttgccCAGATCAGCCCTTTAGGTTAGCAGAAccagttttaaataaagaagCAAATGTCCTGGCAGAGATTTATATTGATTTGGATTGATGACCTTTAAACTAAACAACTACACATGGATAAATAAATGTAGAGACTTGTTAATTTCGTGATTTATAAATCTCAGTGATTAATTTCTTCTAATAAGACCACAAGTACTATTTTATGACACACTTTGATCCTTAATGTATCTTAAGAAATTGTAGGTGTTCCACAGATTAACTCTAGTTTTaactcaaaacaaaacttttagaAAACTATTCCAtatcaaattattattatcctATTTTAGAATTGAGGAACTTGGATGCAGACAGTATTTTCCACAGAGAGTATAAGCATTAGGGGTAATGTTGTAACAGTATGAAATGCCTTGCAGCTGATTTCTCAGTCACTACCGAACTCCACAATCCTACAGTTACTTTGCTGATGGTGCCAAAACTGAGTTTAAAGGTGGCTCTGTGGGTTCAGCACTCATTGAGCTTGTGCACAGGAGTGTCCCACTAGTGAAGAAAGTAATTCCCCACGGAGTTAATCTCCACAAATTAGCTACCAGTTGCTTGCATTATGCCACCAAGGAAAGCCGGACGAAAGCGCAAATCAATGTTCCAGATGTGCTGGTACCGGCAGAGTACCTGCAACACAGAAAGGCAATGCCAGATTAACAGTCGGAGAGGTCTGTAGATATCCatgcaaatagaaaataagcTAAGGCATGAAATAAACGCTGCAGATAAATCCTTTATTATTAGCAATGTCCTAAAATCCTCTTCTGGATGCTGCCTGAGAAATCTCATctcagagaaactgaaaagaccACATCTGAATTATGACTACACAAGTCTAAGCAAGGGCAAAATAAGCAAGAGATCAGGCTCATGAGTGGGCACTTGTTTAACATCAAAACTTTCACTTAAGTGTTCAGCAATAATTCCCAAATCAGCACAGGCCATGCTGCAGTTAGGCTGGGATGTGCTTCATAAGCATTCCCTGGTTTTCAAAACATCAGGAGGAAACTGCGATATCTCTCACAAGTGCTCTCACaagtgagagaaaaatgaaatccaaaCATATCGTGGGTAAaccaaatcaaaaccaaacaaaccaaaccaaaacacgGATCTTCCGTTAGCTAAACTGGCTCTGTAACGCCGCTGCCTGCGGCAGGGTGGGCGAGGCACGAGTTGCCCTTCAG comes from Anser cygnoides isolate HZ-2024a breed goose chromosome 1, Taihu_goose_T2T_genome, whole genome shotgun sequence and encodes:
- the GSTK1 gene encoding glutathione S-transferase kappa 1 isoform X1; translation: MGRTLVELFYDVVSPYSWLGFEVLCRYQHIWNIDLRFRPAFLGGIMQATGNKPPAMLPKRAEYMLKDIERMGKYYQVPVTISADDFQRIFGKSSLGAMRFITAIDMTQPKYLEPLSREFWMRFWSQREDISQLESIVAVAGQAGLSSEFTQKLLDMISSPEVKNRLKETTEEAIKYGAFGMPAVVAHFNGKPHLFFGSDRLELLANVIGEKWLGPVPSVPSSKM
- the GSTK1 gene encoding glutathione S-transferase kappa 1 isoform X2 translates to MGRTLVELFYDVVSPYSWLGFEVLCRYQHIWNIDLRFRPAFLGGIMQATGNKPPAMLPKRAEYMLKDIERMGKYYQVPVTISADDFQRIFGKSSLGAMRFITAIDMTQPKYLEPLSREFWMRFWSQREDISQLESIVAVAGQAGLSSEFTQKLLDMISSPEVKNRLKETTEEAIKYGVKNGWGQFLQFQAPRCEKSWENT